One uncultured Jannaschia sp. DNA segment encodes these proteins:
- a CDS encoding ABC transporter permease gives MEADRRRGLILTGALLVLWEVAGRLDWVAGGALPAPTEIAARLWIDRADYPRHVGATLSASALGFAIGNAIAVAAGLLFALVPRTMAMARGLNVAIFALPPIAIAPILSLTLDGLAPRIVLAALGVYFVTMNATVIGLTQFDRRAADVVRAYGGGAGRVLRLVQIRGALPGILAGLRVAAPAAVLGAILAEFGGGGRWGLGTYLLGSLGRGEPARLWSIGLVATAIAGASYAVFALLSARMLREGRAVSLDPATLPEAPDPPRRSVRILFAVISVALPFAVWWAFLWGLSVPAMLGKSPLDVFHYVALADGSADARARLGAALAQTIPITLAGMAAGLAFAFALALVSRAAPAVERAFMPVALVTQTMPLVALTPLLVLILGRGTTVTLWITISVTFFPAYVMIAQGLAQVPRAAMDLPRAYGAGVFREMRLVSIPASMPWIFAAARLTAPRALLGVLIAEWLATGQGLGNLLNQSRGYMDFAMIWTVAATSVLLSVAFYQIVLVAERAVLRRMGMRAAE, from the coding sequence ATGGAGGCTGATCGCCGCCGTGGCCTGATCCTGACCGGCGCCCTTCTCGTGCTCTGGGAGGTGGCGGGCCGACTCGACTGGGTGGCGGGCGGTGCGCTCCCCGCGCCGACCGAGATCGCGGCGCGGCTCTGGATCGACCGGGCCGATTACCCGCGCCATGTCGGCGCGACCCTGAGCGCCTCCGCGCTGGGCTTCGCCATCGGGAACGCCATCGCGGTGGCGGCGGGGCTGCTCTTCGCGCTGGTGCCCCGGACGATGGCCATGGCGCGGGGCCTCAACGTCGCGATCTTCGCGCTGCCGCCGATTGCCATTGCGCCGATCCTCTCGCTGACGCTCGACGGGCTGGCGCCCCGGATCGTGCTGGCCGCGCTCGGGGTCTATTTCGTGACCATGAACGCAACGGTGATCGGACTGACGCAGTTCGACCGCCGGGCGGCAGACGTGGTCCGGGCCTACGGCGGCGGTGCAGGCCGCGTGCTGCGCCTCGTCCAGATCCGCGGCGCGCTGCCCGGGATCCTCGCAGGGCTTCGCGTGGCCGCGCCCGCGGCCGTGCTCGGTGCGATCCTTGCGGAGTTCGGTGGCGGCGGGCGCTGGGGGCTGGGCACCTACCTTCTCGGCTCCCTCGGTCGGGGCGAGCCCGCGCGGCTCTGGAGCATCGGTCTCGTCGCGACGGCCATCGCGGGCGCCAGCTATGCCGTCTTCGCCCTGCTCTCGGCGCGGATGCTGCGGGAGGGCAGGGCGGTCTCGCTTGACCCCGCGACCCTGCCGGAGGCCCCCGATCCGCCCCGCCGCTCGGTGCGCATCCTGTTTGCGGTCATCAGCGTCGCGCTGCCCTTCGCCGTCTGGTGGGCGTTCCTCTGGGGACTGTCGGTGCCCGCGATGCTGGGGAAGTCGCCGCTGGACGTCTTCCACTACGTGGCCCTCGCGGACGGGTCGGCAGACGCGCGGGCCCGCCTTGGCGCGGCACTTGCCCAGACGATCCCGATCACGCTCGCGGGGATGGCGGCGGGCCTCGCCTTCGCCTTCGCGCTGGCGCTCGTGTCGCGGGCCGCCCCGGCCGTCGAGCGCGCCTTCATGCCGGTCGCGCTCGTGACGCAGACCATGCCGCTCGTGGCGCTGACACCGCTCCTCGTCCTGATCCTCGGGCGCGGCACGACCGTGACGCTCTGGATCACGATCTCGGTCACCTTCTTTCCGGCCTATGTCATGATCGCCCAGGGGCTGGCCCAGGTCCCGCGCGCGGCGATGGACCTGCCACGCGCCTACGGGGCCGGGGTGTTCCGCGAAATGCGGCTGGTCTCGATCCCCGCCTCGATGCCCTGGATTTTCGCCGCCGCTCGTCTTACGGCACCTCGCGCGCTGCTCGGCGTGCTCATCGCCGAATGGCTGGCGACGGGGCAGGGCCTCGGGAACCTCCTCAACCAGTCACGCGGCTACATGGATTTCGCGATGATCTGGACGGTCGCGGCGACAAGCGTCCTCCTGTCGGTCGCGTTCTACCAGATCGTCCTTGTGGCCGAGCGCGCCGTCCTCCGCCGCATGGGCATGCGCGCCGCCGAATAG
- a CDS encoding ABC transporter ATP-binding protein: MPSAPARASALSGIALTGVSKTFRGRGRAVEALRDVTLDCPPGSFTALIGPSGCGKSTVLRCALGLEAIDAGEVRLGGLPPAEATRSGLTGVAFQDAALLPWRSAARNVALPLEALGRPVGPARPRIRDLLSLVGLAGKEDALPGEMSGGMRQRVAIARALVTEPRVLFLDEPFGALDQILRRQMNIELQRIWAESGATALLVTHGIDEACFLADRIVVMRAAPGRISEVIDVPFARPRRAALFSDPAFHALGDRVAEALHGG, translated from the coding sequence ATGCCGTCCGCCCCGGCGCGCGCGTCTGCCCTGTCCGGCATCGCGCTGACCGGGGTGAGCAAGACCTTCCGGGGTCGGGGCAGGGCGGTCGAGGCGCTGCGCGATGTAACGCTCGACTGCCCGCCCGGCTCGTTCACGGCGCTGATCGGGCCGTCGGGTTGCGGCAAGTCCACCGTTCTGCGCTGCGCCCTCGGGCTGGAGGCCATCGACGCGGGCGAGGTCCGCCTCGGCGGCCTGCCGCCCGCCGAGGCGACCCGCTCGGGCCTCACCGGCGTCGCCTTCCAGGATGCGGCCCTCCTGCCGTGGCGGAGTGCGGCGCGCAACGTCGCCCTGCCTCTCGAGGCGTTGGGGCGCCCGGTTGGACCCGCCCGCCCGCGCATCCGGGACCTGCTGTCGCTGGTCGGCCTCGCGGGCAAGGAAGATGCGCTGCCCGGTGAGATGTCGGGCGGGATGCGCCAGCGCGTCGCCATCGCCCGCGCGCTTGTGACCGAGCCCCGCGTTCTGTTCCTCGACGAGCCCTTCGGCGCGCTGGACCAGATCCTCCGCCGCCAGATGAATATCGAGCTGCAGCGCATCTGGGCCGAAAGCGGGGCGACCGCGCTCCTCGTGACGCATGGCATCGACGAGGCCTGCTTCCTGGCGGACCGGATCGTGGTGATGCGGGCCGCACCGGGGCGCATCTCGGAGGTCATCGATGTGCCCTTCGCGCGTCCGCGGCGTGCGGCGCTCTTTTCCGACCCGGCGTTCCACGCGCTCGGGGATCGGGTCGCCGAGGCCCTTCATGGAGGCTGA
- a CDS encoding ABC transporter substrate-binding protein, with the protein MRLSRRSMLALSGAAATLPMMPGGLRAQGLSPLTMQAAWINDAEFAGYFLAMDEGYYADEGLDLTYLPGGPDVIPESTIVAGRADLALTTPDTTIKAIAEQGAPFKIIGAQYQKNPIGIVSLASAPILSPEDMVGKTIAVPPVNTISVEAVLALNGIDRDAVNIVPYAYDPTPLVQGEIDGSLDFTTNVPYTIGQLGEEAVSFLLYDFGFTTYNDTVVVTEETLAERRDDLIAWMRASRKGWNENFADTTLWPPRWAETHFAGTGRSIDNEIFFNAAQQPLMEAPGGIFAMSEEGIAGNLEALARVGIEGTREMFDTTLLEEL; encoded by the coding sequence ATGAGACTATCCCGCCGTTCCATGCTGGCCCTTTCGGGCGCTGCCGCGACCCTGCCGATGATGCCGGGGGGCCTGCGGGCGCAGGGCCTCTCGCCGCTGACGATGCAGGCCGCCTGGATCAACGACGCCGAGTTCGCGGGTTACTTCCTTGCGATGGACGAGGGTTACTACGCCGACGAAGGGCTGGACCTGACCTACCTGCCCGGCGGGCCCGACGTCATCCCCGAGAGCACCATCGTCGCCGGTCGCGCGGATCTCGCGCTGACCACGCCCGACACCACGATCAAGGCCATCGCCGAGCAGGGCGCGCCCTTCAAGATCATCGGGGCCCAATACCAGAAGAACCCGATCGGGATCGTCAGCCTCGCCTCCGCGCCGATCCTCAGCCCCGAGGACATGGTCGGCAAGACCATCGCCGTTCCGCCGGTGAATACCATCTCGGTCGAGGCGGTGCTGGCACTCAACGGGATCGACCGGGACGCGGTCAACATCGTGCCCTATGCCTACGATCCGACGCCGCTCGTGCAGGGCGAGATCGACGGCTCGCTCGATTTCACGACCAACGTGCCCTACACGATCGGCCAGTTGGGCGAGGAGGCCGTGTCCTTCCTGCTCTACGATTTCGGCTTCACGACCTATAACGACACCGTCGTCGTCACCGAGGAGACGTTGGCCGAGCGGCGCGACGACCTGATCGCGTGGATGCGCGCCTCGCGGAAGGGTTGGAACGAGAACTTCGCGGACACGACGCTCTGGCCGCCGCGCTGGGCCGAAACGCATTTCGCGGGCACCGGGCGCAGCATAGACAACGAGATCTTCTTCAACGCCGCGCAGCAGCCGCTGATGGAGGCGCCGGGCGGTATCTTCGCGATGAGCGAAGAGGGCATCGCAGGGAATCTCGAGGCACTGGCCCGCGTCGGTATCGAGGGCACCCGGGAGATGTTCGACACCACGCTTCTCGAAGAACTCTGA
- a CDS encoding 5-formyltetrahydrofolate cyclo-ligase — protein MSTTNTIRQQIWTKLRDVARPDTRFDLNFAEVIPDFEGSDAATARILGMDGYRDSTFAFVTPDNCLAGLRQAMIEAEKPFVMSTYGIYRGFVLLEPGMVPEGAALYASWLDGMEHFGRPITLAEIAERGAFDFMATGASAVSVDGVRFGKGHGFFDIEWGMFTDLGLADQKTPVAAIVHDVQVVEDRLTPSETDILVDAIATPTRLLTVEDMAPRPRGVKWDLVDPDQLAATPPLRELQRIQGLA, from the coding sequence ATGTCCACAACAAATACGATCCGCCAGCAGATATGGACGAAGCTGCGGGATGTCGCCCGTCCCGACACGCGGTTCGACCTCAACTTCGCCGAGGTGATTCCCGATTTCGAAGGCTCGGATGCTGCCACCGCCCGCATTCTCGGGATGGACGGCTATCGCGACAGCACCTTCGCGTTCGTGACCCCGGACAACTGTCTGGCGGGCCTTCGGCAGGCGATGATCGAGGCGGAGAAGCCCTTCGTGATGTCGACCTACGGCATCTATCGCGGCTTCGTCCTCCTCGAGCCGGGGATGGTTCCCGAGGGGGCGGCGCTCTACGCCTCCTGGCTCGACGGGATGGAGCATTTCGGGCGGCCCATCACGCTGGCCGAGATCGCGGAGCGCGGGGCCTTCGACTTCATGGCCACGGGGGCCTCGGCCGTCTCGGTCGATGGCGTGCGGTTCGGGAAGGGGCACGGCTTCTTCGATATCGAATGGGGCATGTTCACCGACCTGGGTCTCGCCGACCAGAAAACGCCCGTCGCCGCGATCGTCCATGACGTGCAGGTGGTCGAGGACCGCCTGACCCCGTCCGAGACCGACATCCTCGTGGACGCCATCGCCACGCCGACGCGGCTTCTGACGGTCGAGGACATGGCGCCGCGACCGCGCGGCGTGAAATGGGATCTCGTCGATCCCGACCAGCTCGCGGCGACGCCGCCCCTGCGCGAATTGCAACGCATCCAAGGGCTCGCTTGA
- a CDS encoding MurR/RpiR family transcriptional regulator translates to MASRLTLRIQDSMARLTRSEHKLAELLLGNGTLIETHSATELAQMAEVSKATTARFFRTLGYGDFEEAKTQAREERNRSEPFAYEAHVATGSPSGRTIGAHMQLEIDNLTRTFEELRPDLLSEAVELIARAPRVWLAGFGAEEGIALAARQVLARLRPDVRVVGGDPAGWTEALSMAGPEDAMLLLSLPPRPRGLATLAGHARTTRINIITLSDHAFAARARRFSRIVIPCHMASHGAIPTHTALLSALRILAVGYAARAGQSATQRMAALDELGEELSLFERPD, encoded by the coding sequence ATGGCTAGCAGACTGACTCTCCGCATCCAGGACAGCATGGCCCGTCTGACCCGCTCCGAGCACAAGCTGGCGGAACTCCTGCTCGGCAACGGCACGCTCATCGAAACCCACAGCGCAACCGAGCTCGCGCAGATGGCAGAGGTCTCGAAGGCGACGACGGCGCGATTCTTCCGCACGCTGGGATACGGCGATTTCGAAGAGGCAAAGACCCAGGCCCGCGAGGAGCGCAACCGCTCCGAACCCTTCGCCTACGAGGCCCATGTTGCGACCGGCTCGCCCTCGGGGCGGACGATCGGGGCGCATATGCAGCTGGAGATCGACAACCTGACGCGCACCTTCGAGGAGCTGCGACCCGACCTGCTGTCCGAGGCGGTCGAGCTGATCGCCCGCGCGCCGCGGGTCTGGCTGGCCGGGTTCGGCGCCGAGGAGGGCATCGCTCTGGCCGCGCGCCAGGTTCTCGCCCGCCTGCGGCCCGATGTGCGCGTGGTCGGTGGCGATCCGGCCGGCTGGACGGAGGCGCTGTCGATGGCGGGGCCAGAGGACGCGATGCTGCTGCTGTCGTTGCCGCCGCGGCCGCGGGGCCTTGCCACGCTCGCGGGCCACGCGCGCACCACCCGTATCAACATCATCACCCTGAGCGATCACGCCTTCGCCGCCCGCGCGCGGCGGTTCTCGCGGATCGTGATCCCGTGCCACATGGCGAGCCACGGCGCGATCCCGACCCATACAGCGCTTCTGAGCGCATTGCGCATCCTCGCCGTCGGTTACGCCGCGCGGGCGGGCCAGAGCGCAACCCAGCGGATGGCCGCGCTCGACG